TGCTTATCGAACAAAATAGCAACAAATATTTCCAGAAAAAACATTTTAGACAATGCATCAGCCCGGTCGATTCGACTATAAACATAGGCATACATTTTTTCAAATTCCTCAGCATTAAAGTTTGCCATCTTTGATGAAGTGTTTTTGCAATTGTAGTAGTAAAAGGCATCATCAATTAAAGCAATTTTCAATTCGGTTTCCATCATCATATCAAAAATAAAGCATACATCTTCGAAACTGAATTCTTGTTTAAAAAGCAAACAAACCTCTCTTTTTATAAACTTATTGCATACGCTGCCGTAATGTCCAAATGCACGTTTATCATCAATGTATGTTATGGTTTGCTTTAAGTTGTAATTGCTATACTCGTAAATAACAGAAAAGAGATAGCAGTTATAACCCGGGGATATTTTCTTCTCAAATTTTGCATACAAGTCATTACAAATAAAATCATCGCTATCCAAAAATTGTATCCATCGGCCAGTGGCAATTTTCAAACCCTGGTTGCGGGCATTTGCAGTACCGCCATTGTGTGTTAACTCGATAAGTTTAATGTGTGGATTATTTAATGCTTTTACAACCTTGCAGGAGGCATCGGTACTTACATCGTCAATAATAATAATTTCATAAATTAACGCGTGTGTCTGCTGATTGATAACAGAAGCAA
This window of the Bacteroidota bacterium genome carries:
- a CDS encoding glycosyltransferase family 2 protein encodes the protein MQQDHTITKSIDISIIIPMYNAEQYISRAIASVINQQTHALIYEIIIIDDVSTDASCKVVKALNNPHIKLIELTHNGGTANARNQGLKIATGRWIQFLDSDDFICNDLYAKFEKKISPGYNCYLFSVIYEYSNYNLKQTITYIDDKRAFGHYGSVCNKFIKREVCLLFKQEFSFEDVCFIFDMMMETELKIALIDDAFYYYNCKNTSSKMANFNAEEFEKMYAYVYSRIDRADALSKMFFLEIFVAILFDKQRPFFMSLRIAIKTVIKLWRYLPAVIRNQNRKFIISERFSPE